From the Chloroflexota bacterium genome, the window GCGCACCCGGCGGGTGGTCTTTCATGAAATCACGCGCCCGGCGATTGAAGAAGCATTTGCTCATCCGCGCGCGCTGGATATGGATTTGGTCAACGCCCAACAGGGGCGACGCGTTCTAGATCGTCTGGTGGGGTACAGCATCAGCCCGTTGCTGTGGCAAAAAGTGCGCGGCCGTCTTTCGGCGGGGCGTGTGCAATCGGTGGCTTTGCGGTTGATTGTGGAGCGTGAGCGTGAAATTGATGCCTTTATTCCGGTAGAATACTGGACGATTGCGGCAGAATTTTCGCCAAATGGCGATAAAGAAAAATTCATTGCCAAGCTAGTGCGGATTAATAATGAAGAACCAAGTTTGTCCATTGAAGCCGATGTTACTCCGCTGCTGGTGGATATGGAGCAGGCTAAATACGCCGTTAGCAAAACAAAAAAGGGTACCCGTCGTCGTAATCCACAGGCACCGTTTATCACCAGCACTATGCAGCAAGATGCCTCCCGCCGATTAAATTTCACCGCGCGGCGTACGATGCAAATAGCCCAGCAATTATACGAAGGCGTGGATGTAGGCGATGGTGGGCAGACGGGTTTGATTACCTATATGCGAACGGATTCCACCAATATCTCTACCGTGGCCCAGGCCGAAGCGCGCAAATTTATCGTTGGGCAATACGGCGAAAAATATGCCCCGAAAGAAGCGCCTGAGTATCGCACCAAAGCTCGCCGGGCGCAAGAAGCACACGAAGCTGTGCGCCCGACATCCGTTTATCGCACGCCGAAAGCTATCAAGAGTTTTTTGACGCGAGATCAATACCGGCTATATCAACTGATTTGGCAGCGCTTCGTAGCATCTCAAATGACCCCGGCCGTTTATAATACGATCTCGGTAGAAATTGAAAGCTCAAAAGCGAAAAATTCTTATTTGCTGCGCGCATCAGGCTCTACAATTAAGTTCCCGGGTTTTTTGGTGGTGTATAAAGAACTTAAGCAGGAAGATGATGCAGATATGCTTGTTCCTACAGATTTAACCGTCGGGCAGTTGTTAAAACTCCTTCGTCTAATCCCCGAACAGCATTTCACCCAGCCGCCGCCCCGTTTTTCAGATGCATCTCTGGTTAAGGAATTGGAAGAAAACGGAATTGGCCGGCCATCAACCTACGCGCCCACACTTTCCACGTTGCAAAACCGCGGTTATATCACCCGCGAGCA encodes:
- the topA gene encoding type I DNA topoisomerase translates to MEAYCVKCKVKREIGSPVAVFTASGTPATRGVCLECDTGLYRMGRTPAHEGLTPPEGAKRTRKKKEVKRSGKLVIVESPAKAKTVGRYLGKGYKVRASVGHVRDLLRSQLSVDVENDFTPKYRVPNEKRDVVKELKVLANQAEEIYLATDLDREGEAIAWHLMESAEIEPERTRRVVFHEITRPAIEEAFAHPRALDMDLVNAQQGRRVLDRLVGYSISPLLWQKVRGRLSAGRVQSVALRLIVEREREIDAFIPVEYWTIAAEFSPNGDKEKFIAKLVRINNEEPSLSIEADVTPLLVDMEQAKYAVSKTKKGTRRRNPQAPFITSTMQQDASRRLNFTARRTMQIAQQLYEGVDVGDGGQTGLITYMRTDSTNISTVAQAEARKFIVGQYGEKYAPKEAPEYRTKARRAQEAHEAVRPTSVYRTPKAIKSFLTRDQYRLYQLIWQRFVASQMTPAVYNTISVEIESSKAKNSYLLRASGSTIKFPGFLVVYKELKQEDDADMLVPTDLTVGQLLKLLRLIPEQHFTQPPPRFSDASLVKELEENGIGRPSTYAPTLSTLQNRGYITREQRRLFPTDTGELVNDLLVEHFSNIVDVSFTAEMEENLDQVADGKQTWVDVIRDFYTPFEKQLELAKEQMPDVNTGPEPIGRACPECSQELVIRWGRHGKFIGCSNFPTCRYTEPWLEKIGVACPDDGGDLVIRKTRRGRIFYGCSNYPECEFSSWKRPLPVPCPKCGGLLVANNKHQVACIKCEEVFMRDAVIPDELSEDAE